A genomic region of Chlorobaculum parvum NCIB 8327 contains the following coding sequences:
- a CDS encoding tetratricopeptide repeat protein has product MSSRPELIPQNQELNSSELEINLPEYETAEAHKHEDDSWKNKEGQKPVPPPLSPFVRNAGIAVAMIIGLLFVKSLFTDKQPTPLDPVPVPPSAVEPAPSAPPAEVAPPAPVKEQPAVFVTSPPYSPPSIEIKPDNSTELQRQQKIDNAISEGISSYKRKRYEQSKAHMRDALTLDPGNQVAQSYIDQSNDALRRINEYVRTGIAYYNKGQLELTIEKMNEALRLDPGNNTARQYLAMAENRQRERDREFEHPVTGEVR; this is encoded by the coding sequence GTGTCATCAAGGCCTGAGCTTATACCTCAAAATCAAGAGTTGAACTCTTCGGAATTGGAGATAAATCTACCGGAGTATGAAACGGCAGAAGCTCATAAACACGAAGATGATAGTTGGAAGAATAAAGAGGGCCAGAAGCCTGTACCGCCGCCGCTCTCACCATTCGTACGCAATGCTGGCATTGCTGTCGCTATGATTATTGGCCTCCTTTTTGTTAAAAGTCTTTTTACAGACAAACAGCCAACGCCACTAGACCCGGTTCCGGTACCTCCATCTGCCGTAGAACCAGCTCCTTCTGCACCACCGGCAGAAGTGGCGCCTCCTGCACCTGTTAAAGAACAACCAGCGGTTTTTGTAACATCACCGCCATACTCACCGCCTTCAATCGAGATAAAGCCAGATAATTCCACAGAATTGCAACGGCAGCAAAAGATCGACAATGCTATCTCTGAAGGGATTTCATCCTACAAGAGAAAACGATACGAGCAATCAAAAGCACATATGAGAGATGCTTTAACGCTTGACCCCGGTAATCAGGTTGCTCAGAGTTACATCGATCAGAGTAATGATGCGTTAAGAAGAATTAACGAATATGTACGAACAGGCATTGCCTACTATAACAAAGGTCAGCTTGAGCTGACTATTGAAAAAATGAATGAGGCGCTCCGGCTTGATCCCGGCAACAATACAGCTAGGCAGTATCTGGCAATGGCCGAAAACCGTCAAAGAGAGAGAGACCGCGAGTTTGAGCATCCAGTAACTGGGGAAGTCAGGTGA